One Candidatus Krumholzibacteriia bacterium genomic region harbors:
- a CDS encoding VOC family protein, whose protein sequence is MREPIDLTVTHGTWEGSEILHPGPGVPERIEAEGRSVCTPVLGGNGTASEYVHRRAGEIALEGHIVVIPSSRDEEDVSMHWMSAVSKTVVFRGRFRDGVLDVRADVDGRFQRIEQDYSEPDVMKTRTFVGTDPKDLPLAFEATYRRQPDPRIGAFVWHDLTVDDAPALRDFYAAVVGWKSEPVSMGDYDDFGLVAASGEQVAGVCHARGENAEVPPVWMSYVRVADLEASLRRAAELGGRVVVTTRTHGRDRYAVVADPVGAVLTLYQQD, encoded by the coding sequence ATGCGTGAACCCATCGATCTGACCGTCACCCACGGAACCTGGGAGGGCTCCGAGATCCTCCACCCCGGCCCGGGCGTGCCCGAGCGTATCGAGGCCGAAGGGCGCTCGGTGTGTACACCGGTTCTCGGCGGGAACGGAACGGCCTCGGAGTACGTGCACCGACGCGCGGGAGAGATCGCGCTCGAGGGCCACATCGTGGTCATCCCCTCGTCCCGCGACGAGGAGGACGTGTCCATGCACTGGATGTCGGCCGTGTCGAAGACCGTGGTGTTCCGGGGACGGTTCCGCGACGGCGTGCTCGACGTCCGCGCCGACGTCGACGGCCGCTTCCAGCGGATCGAGCAGGACTATTCCGAGCCGGACGTGATGAAGACCCGGACCTTCGTCGGGACCGACCCCAAGGACCTTCCCCTCGCCTTCGAGGCCACCTATCGTCGCCAGCCGGACCCGCGGATCGGCGCCTTCGTCTGGCACGACCTCACCGTGGACGACGCACCGGCCCTGCGCGACTTCTACGCCGCGGTGGTGGGGTGGAAGTCCGAGCCCGTGAGCATGGGCGACTACGACGACTTCGGCCTCGTCGCGGCGAGCGGTGAGCAGGTGGCCGGCGTGTGCCACGCGCGTGGCGAGAACGCGGAGGTGCCGCCCGTGTGGATGTCCTACGTGCGGGTGGCCGACCTCGAAGCCAGCCTGCGGCGAGCCGCCGAACTCGGGGGGCGCGTGGTCGTCACCACGCGGACGCATGGCAGGGATCGCTACGCCGTCGTCGCCGACCCGGTCGGGGCGGTCCTCACGTTGTACCAGCAGGACTGA